The Quercus lobata isolate SW786 chromosome 4, ValleyOak3.0 Primary Assembly, whole genome shotgun sequence genome segment TTCaacaatgccattgccacaattccattccattattttttttctcctcccatttttggcaatggcattgccacaattacgaaaaaaaaaattcacctattttggcaataccattgccacaattctattcttttttttttcctcacatttttggcaatgccattgccacaattccattttttttttttttaagaaatgataaatgcacacaatttttacaatatttttacaacaaattttaagtggcaggttgttattgttggattaaaaaagtaatttcagtgttaaattcaaatttgaactaataataactaatcacctgtgatttgttatgaaaatgttgtaaaaatattgtgaacgtaacacttttttttttaaattcctccccagatttcggcaatcacaaatttttttttcctcccattttcggcaatggcattgccacaattgcaaaaaaaaaaaaaaaattcatcgaTTTCGGCAATGCTATTGCCACAATTccattccaatttttttcccctcccatttttggcaatgacattgctacaattaccaaaaaaaaaatttcacatattTCAGCAATACCTTTGCCACAattctattcctttttttttttttcctcacattttcggtaatgccattgccacaattttttttttttaaatgataagtacacacaatttttacaatattttaacaataaattttaagtggcaggttgttattgttgaattaaaaaagtaatctcagtgttaaattcaaatttgaactaataataactaatcacttgtgatttattgtgaaaatgttgtaaaaatattgtgaacgtaacactttttttttttaaatttctcccCAGATTTCGgcaaccacaatttttttttcctcccattttcggcaatgacattgccacaattgccaaaaaaaaaatttcacctatttcggcaatgcaattgccacaattccattccaattttttttccctcccattttcggcaatggcattgccacaattaccaaaaaaaaaaaaaaaaaatccccctatttcggcaatggcattgccgcaattggtttttttttgggagcacTCCACACTTTGAGCACACAAGACACACTCGAGCAAGGAATTTGGGCAGCAAGAATTTCGGTAACACCGTTGCCGAAATTcgaaattttctctctcccacttttcctctttctctctcatacttttgttgaatttcggcaacatagttgccgaaattcactctctttcctcatttcacTAAATAAGTTAGAACAGTACCTATAACGCaaataaattttggatttagtaatattcagccaaaagactccATTGGATAAGGAATTCCACACAATAGTTTTCTATATTTAAAACTATAAGGGTCTGCTTGGTAAGTGAGttcaaactcacattttcacattttaaataatattacacacaGAGACAAAACATAGCTGTTCTTTAGTTCCAACACAGCCCCAAACATCCAAGATGATATCAAAGCTTTGATAGGAGTGACAGTGTCTACTCACTACGAAAAATATTTGGGGCTGCCAACCTTTATTGGGCGAGCAAAAAAGCAAAGCTTCATGTACATTCGTGAAAGAATTTGGCATAAGCTCCAAGGGTGGAAAGAAAAACACTTATCACAAGCGGGGCGAGAAGTCTTGATCAAGGCTGTTCTACAAGCAATGCCTACTTACACTATCGGGTGTTTTAAATTACCCAAGAGCTTGTTCAGGGATATTGAATCGCTTATccggaagttttggtggggctACAAGGGTGAGAGCAGAAAAGTTCATTGGGTTGGTTGGAATAAACTATGTAAACCAAAATGTCAAGGTGGGTTGGGATTCAAAGACATTGAAAACTTCAATCTAGCTCTTTTGGGTAAACAAGTATGGCGGTTGCTGCATAACAAGGAATCACTCTTCTATAAGGTTTTTAGGGTCAAATACTTTCCACATGGCATGGTGCTAGATGAAAATGTTAAACAAAATGGCTCCTATGCGTGGATGAGCATCTTGAAAGCAAGAGATTTGGTCAGACAAGGTTCTGCTTGGAGGATTGGAGATGGGAAGAAAGTGCTTATACGGGGTGATAAGTGGATTCCAAGACAGCAAACAGGTTAAGTGATTTCTCCTCAAAAGCACCTGCCCTGTAATGCAAAGGTCTGTGCACTCATTGATGAAGATTGCCCAAAATGGATAGAGAATCGGGTGAAGGCAGAATTTCAACCCTTTGAAGCGGAAGCAGTCCTTAGCATTCCTCTAAGCACTCGATCTACAGAGAACACACTCTTTTGGCAAGGTACAAAAAATGGCACATACTTTACTAAAAGTGCTTATCGTTTCCTTGTTGAAGAGTTAGGAGCATCAAAACCAGGTCCATCAAATACCCAGGCTCATAAGCACTTCTGGCAGAAACTATGGACCCTTGATGTTCCAAACAAGGTCAAACATTTCATGTGGAGAGCGTGTAATGAATCTCTGTCTACCAAGCTGAACTTATACAAGAGGAAAGTGACTTCGAACCCAAGGTGTGATCTTTGCCATCATGAGATGGAAGATACAGTCCATGCTTTGTGAGGCTGCATTAGAATCAAGGAAATTTGGTGGGAAGAAGAAACTTGTAGAAATCATCTGCAGGAAAATTTTGCAAGCTTTCGAGACCTATTCCAAGGTTTTCTCCTTTACCAACATCCTATGCTACCTGAAACTTTTGCAGTCATCGCATGGAGCATTTGGTACAACCGTAATGCAAGAAGAATGGGCAAGATCAGCCTGCCAACCCAGAAGATTTATGCAGATGCAGTGGAATGTTTAAGTGAGTTTAAGAAGGCCCACAACCCTCCTTTGATCCGACCCCAACCTCCACAACACCATCCACCTCATTGGATCCCTCCCCCAGCTCACACATACAAAGTGAACTATGATGGTGCCACCTTTCAAGACATCCGAATGGCAGGCACAGGTGTAGTGATTAGAGACTTTAAGGGTGAAGTAATTATTGCTTTATCAGAGAGAATCACTATGCCTACATCTGTGGTAGAAGTTGAAGCTTTGGCTTGCCGTAGAGCCATTTCCTTTGCAGCTGAAATAGGACTAAGAGATGTGGTCATTGAAGGGGATTTTGAAATAATCTTCAAACACCTCACCTCAGACTCGGTCTGCCTGGCTTCATTTGGTAATCTTGTTGAGGACGTCAAGTTTGCTGCCCAAGCCTTCCACCTCTGTTCCTTTTCCCATGTAAAACGCAATGGAAATTCTGTTGCAGATAAGTTAGCTAAACTAGCTAAGCATGCTATTGTCCCCCAAATTTGGTTAGAGGACATCCATAGTGATGCAACATACCTTGTTAGTATTGACAAAAGTTTTCGTTAAAGCAATAAAATCCCTTcctaatttctcaaaaaaaaaaaaatattacacacattttcacataccttttcatccacacgtatttcaaaaaattctaaTCAATAATTCTCaaactactctaccaaacaccccctaagtCTCACTTAAACATTTAATTTCAACTGGTGCTTTCGCTTTATGATGATTATAAACAATAATTCTCAAACTACTTTATCAAACACCCCCTAAGTCACTTAAACATTTAATTTCAACTTGTGCTTCCGCTTTatgatgattattttttatcattaggcCTAAGACATCAATCGGTTTTGGTGTAAGCGGGATTTGAACTATTAAATCATAAACTTCTTATTCGATaacaaaaaactttaccaattaagaAAACTCtcaattatcaaaatatcaaaaatattttaaaaaatataaaaataagggAAGGGAATAGTCTAAATAAGTATTCAACATATATTTCTCTTCATAGTTTTGTGATTTAGGTATTTGGTAAACTAGTCGTTAATCCGTGTGACGCACGGAAAAACtattgacttaaaaaaaaaaatccaacaatgagTAAATAGACATTTTgctaattagtattttttttttaaatgaagaaatatttaacttcTATATTTTTCCATAGTTTAGAAGTGCATAGTTACCGAAACCTACAaagtaatttacaattcttaaattaataaaacaaaactctcaatagttatatacacacacacaatcaaaactaatataaactgcaaatatataaataaagaccatGTTACGAGGAAAACAcaccaagtttcaaatttgagtagCAATATGACTTTATcgtaataataacaatatagacaattcaaaacatggaacaatatcaaaattataatacctaatTCCATTACCTTTTATgttgaatccaaacaaataattaatcgaaattgatccaaacaaataattaatcaatcaaGAATCATAGCTTTtaataggaaaacaaaaaatcacatgaatctaaataaaaagcatttaagGTGAAGAATTAAGATGAACCCACTAAGAcgcaaataccaaaaaccccaagacttaaaacttcaaaatttatagaatctcccaattctacttcaaaaccaaaccaaattcaacaaatttatatataacataccaaataaaaatttatcgtTCCTTAGGTTGGAAGACATAGGTTGCAGTTtagatttttctccaaaaaaatagagatgtttTACTTGCcatgtacaataaaaaaaaattagtagaaatttcaacccaaaaaccaaacccatgaaAACAATGTCAATGTAAATATGGAGATTCACCCAAATACTctaaagaaaatcaattctaaacattacaaaagaataagatagaaaaaaaatctcaggcacatataaaagcaaataaaaaattcgacataaaatataaaattcattaataacaatataaacaaatatccacatatgttcaattgaaattttattaataataacgatatataaaaaaattcgacataaaattcattaatcaaagaagaaagttgAATCACATtacttgccttttttttttctttttttaaattagtcttttttctttctttttttaaatcctaAAGTGAAGTTaagtttagggttttgaggtggtAATTGCTAAGGTTTTGAGGAGGGAAAAGAGACTCGTAACAAGagtccttctctttttctttttttcttttttgttacgtgagtttctttttttttttttttttttttttttttttttagtcctatcaaaatttttgtttttatttatttaaataatgctaatgtgaaaaattgtgaagaGGTCAACCAAAAGTtcagttttatatttatatatatatatatatatatagattatcaatGTTTTAGTTTGAGtataagttggacttgttagagagatagagtttcactcattgttaagtttggattaaacaaaaataattttgttttaaaaaaatgataatgatgagtttgagtttaaattgGACTTGTTAAAGAGATAGAgcttcactccttgttaagtttggattaaacaaaattattttatttaaataaaatgataattttatttaaatattgtgctgacatggaaaattaTGAGAGTTTTAGAGGTTtccgttatatatatatatatatatatatatatatatattatggaaTGATAATTGAATTGGCATTGTGCCCCTAGGATGGTCAATTAAGGACCTACTTTCCAAGGAAGAGGATAGAATCAAACTTGTGGACATTTTTGAGGAAACTTCTTTCAACTTACCTTTTCAACAAACACGAAACTAGGGGGAAGGGAGCCCAAGGGGGCCATGGCACCTTGGCTTATAATTTCTACTAagggtgttcaccaaaccgcaTAAACCGCACAAACTGCAAAAATCGCACCAAAATTGCCCGCAAAATAGCATAACCGCATCGTACTGCAAGTAATAGTgcaccgcaccgcaccgcaTGGTGCAGTGCAgtttgcggttttataataagaaaaccgcaTAAACTGCACCGCACCacaccctctctatatattaatatttttaatattaaatatattattaatagtttaataaccctagttttccaaaaaaaaaatgtttgataaccctagcaagtgttgattaAGAAAGCcagcccaaaataaagaaaaactagctcaatagtttaaaacttggaccaaaataaagggaaaaattagttttgggctgggtagaaaagcccaaaatttgaaatatatacaaatttcaaatcattcaaactGCATCTTATACACTGCACCACATATGTGACCACAAAAATGAGGTGCAGTGCGGTTATGGTTTTGCCTAAACTTTAAATAGTACCGCACCACACCGCACTGCACATGTGACAGCAAAAATAAGGTGCGGTATAGTTATGGTTTTAGCTAAATCGCACCGCAAAGTGCGGTgctaaaaatgacccaaaactGCACCGCATTGCACCGCGAACACCCCTGATTCCTACTTTTGCTACTAATAAAATCCTAAATTCACCTATAAATATACTTACCAACCCCCTGGGGCTTGGGCCCTAGCCTTGTATTCCTTTCTTGTTGACTCTATTTCTCTCACGCTTTCTGTTTAAATTATGCTTGATAGTTTGAGTTAAGAAGGAAagttaggttatgtttggtttgGAAGGTACTCAATTTTCATATCTCAACACTCAAATCTTATCACTCTAACTCATTACCCAATTCTCATATTTGTAACTAAAAATTTTTCCATAACTCTACTTGCAATGTGTTTGAAAGGAAGCTCTCAATGGGTTttacaattcaaaaaatcaacTTTAAGCAAAGTTGTGGGACCCACGAAAATTAGTGCTTTACAAAATGCACAGAACAGCTAAATTGAGTACCCGCATACACATTCTCTCTCCACTTCATAACCTATTCACATATCTTCATCTATATTAGCAAAACCTACTATTTTCTATTTCTCCACATCTCTTTATGTGTCTTTCATTCTCCgcccctctcttctctctctcactttgcCTCtatctctcctctcctctcctctcctcttcCTCTTGTTATTGTTGAATCTGTTTTCTGATAGTGCACTGAAGgagttctcttttctttctttttttcccttttgtctTCATGTTTGAAATCGGAAGTACAAACCCTCAAAAAGCTTTAGCCCAAGTTTGAATACAACCTAGGATCTAGAACaagtatctctctctctctctctctctctctctctgtgaataTCTATCTTTGTCTCTCTGAgatttgaaaaagaagaagaggagctTTCATAGATGTTGAACTCACTATTTCAgaaccacaacaaaatggaaaCCAAAACAAATGTTAAGGGAAAGTGAAAGTGAATATAAAGGAGaagtaaaggaaaaacaaaagattGGTACTTGCATACCAAAAGAACTGTTGGTCATTAATTATTGCTATGCACTTGATGGTGACAAATTGACAATACATATGGGTGGGACCCATTTAATTGTGTATGCACTATACGACATGTGTTTTACAACTAGTGTGCTTTCATTTGTATAACATTTAAGTATCTATtaatttgattctaaaaaaaaagcatcaatTAATTTATGGTATAACATTAAAGTATAGTATGTGCTTTACTGATTGTATATGTTTTCAATAATGCTAAGAACACAGTaaaaattcacaacaattttataatattcataAATTAGTATACCAACTCACACATGAGACCACCACTATCtcctaattaatttttttttttttttttaatgatgtggcatgaTGTTTTAagaatgttgtaaaattgtCGTGTCTTTTTATTGTGTTCGTGGGCGCCAACGGTTTCCTACTAAAAGGAAAAGGGGAATACGTCTCGGCCAAGTAGACCGTGGCGGAGAAAAGATGGAGTCGCCACCTatattaggtctaggaaccataaatataaCGCTCTGAAAGGACTGATTTTACTACGAGAGTATGAGTTTGAAGATTAAGTACAATTTTGGGAAAGTATTAGTCACCCAAAGCTGCCCAGCTCATGGGTAGGTTTTCACTCATTGTGTTTTACATCTTAATTTCATTAAAGGCACATTCAACATTGCATTCTATACTCACACACatacactagcatacatctaagtaTACAACATGGTATTTCATCCCAAATCCTAACATATATTTATCATGCTtcttgatgatgccgaaaaatcaccagtgagccacacaATCCTTGCACGCTCAAAACGatacctgcacaacaaaaagagaaaacctaacagagagcatcgatgtggtgtcggccaaataccctccgaaggtcaagttagagcttttcacaactctagagtgccagagttgggatgaattatgcgtacctgtTTTTTGAcggtctttgggtttttatagtagtatagAATCAAACTCCTATGCTCGCGCAACAAGTCTTTCAAGAAGTCTTTTTCCATATAGGGAAGATCTTCATTAATGGGCGTATCTTCCAGAATCTTCTTTGTATTAGAATTCTATTTATATTGGGATTCTATGGGCTAGGATTAATCGTGAGACGCAAGTCGTTTCCATTTAGGATTTCTTGGAGGCCACATAATGACCAATTAAGCGCCACGTGACCTTTTGGTCCGTTCACACTGGATCCGTCCACTTTCAGCCCACTTATCTTGATCTTGTCAAGCCCATCCAAATGGATCTGTCATCTCTAAATTCCTTCCCCTTCACTTCTCATATCATCATAAACCTTAGCATACACCTACCATGACAACTTATCCAAACAAGCATCCATATTTATCCAAGCAGAAGCATGGACAAGGTAGCAACATACTTATCTTCATCTAAGTAGGAACATAAGTATATTAAGATCAAACAAACTAGATATCATCATGGTATTTCATCCTTCAACCAAACATATTCAAATTCATCATGTTCTCcaatcaatgcatgttcatgcaaatgcatgacttaccttacttACTTCACTGCACCACAGCACCTATGCAATCAATGCATGAGCATACAAATACATGTTCATGGTATATTAAAAAGAACATTagagaaaaccctaatctagcatgtTAAAGACAAATAAGCAGtcaagcaaagaaacaaagactcaaaaacataaaagatgTCAAAACAGAGGCATATTATgtgaaagaaataaagagacaaaagtaaaaaactcaaattacaAGTATACGTGCACATACATAGGCCTACGTACGTAGGCCAATtgtatgcatacgcatacttCGAGTCTGCGTATGCATGCAGAAAGCATGCACACGCAAATGCCCTGAAAAACCCTAACCTAGAAAGCCAGAAAGCAAGAACACAGAATAGAGTAGAAACTTAAACTAACAACCTAGCATGCAAGGAATGATAAAGCGAGGAAAATCTAAACTAAACAAGCATGTTATATCACAAATaagcaagaaaaacaaaggaaacaaaaagattaaaacaagaaatagcaagaaaaacaaaggttTAGAATGTATACCTCAAAAACAAAAGCTCTTTGGCTTGATTGTGACTGTTCCCTtaatcaaatctattcacaaccaaataaaattgattagtAAACTTCAAAACTCGAAGATCGAGACTAGAAAAGGTctcaatcaaaagaaaattgacttgagaatattttgtgaaaaacttcctctttgattcactatttctagtgaatcttaggttttcctttatgattttttgtgtatttttgaaatataccATGTTAGGCACTATATAGTTGAAAAATGAGGGTTTGGAATGGTTCTTAAATGATGtgagattcattccaaaccttagctttaatgtaagaaaaaacttatcttttatagcttttgaaaccctagctacgtaCGCAGGTTTgtgtatgcatacgcatacatCAAACCGGCATACGCATAAGCGTATTTGTGTACGTTGCCTTAGGGTTTTCGtggcctttattttccaaaaatagctttattttatttataaaagaattatatttttcataaaaacctTCTTCAAGTCAATTCATAATTTAATCAGGCTCAaaaccaaccttgggctttagaattttaccatcattggggaacggggGCCCAAGTCGTAAGGGATACAAAATCTGATGTCTACACATAGTATTACTCCACTTACcattcttatctttttctttaaaaaaaaa includes the following:
- the LOC115985477 gene encoding uncharacterized protein LOC115985477, translated to MPTYTIGCFKLPKSLFRDIESLIRKFWWGYKGESRKVHWVGWNKLCKPKCQGGLGFKDIENFNLALLGKQVWRLLHNKESLFYKVFRVKYFPHGMVLDENVKQNGSYAWMSILKARDLVRQGSAWRIGDGKKVLIRGDKWIPRQQTENRVKAEFQPFEAEAVLSIPLSTRSTENTLFWQGTKNGTYFTKSAYRFLVEELGASKPGPSNTQAHKHFWQKLWTLDVPNKVKHFMWRACNESLSTKLNLYKRKVTSNPRCDLCHHEMEDTVHAL